The nucleotide sequence GGAGGGCGGCGCGCACGCGGTGAAGCTCGAGGGCGGGGCGTGGTTCGCCCCCCACGTCCGGGCCATGGTCCAGGCCGGGGTGCCCGTCGTGGCCCACATCGGCTTCACCCCGCAGAGCGAGCACGCCCTGGGCGGGTACCGGGTGCAGGGGCGCGGCGACGCCGCGCGCACGCTCGTGGAGGACGCCCGCGCCCTCGAGGCCGCCGGGGCCTTCTGCCTGGTGATGGAGATGGTCCCGGCGGAGGCCGCCGCGGCCGTGGACGCCGCCCTGGAGATCCCGACCGTGGGCATCGGGGCCGGGCCCGCGACCACCGGCCAGGTGCTCGTGTGGCAGGACATGCTGGGGCTGCGCCGGGGCCGGATGCCGCGCTTCGTCCGGCAGTACGCGGACCTGCACGGGGTGGTCTCCGACGCCGTGGGCCGCTACGTCGAGGACGTGCGCTCGGGGGCCTTCCCGGCCCCGGAGCACGGCTTCTGAGCCGCCGCGCCCGGCGCACCGTTCCGGGGCGCCCCGGCCGTCGGGGTGCTGCGCCCGCGGCGGATCAGCCCTCCTCGAAGGCGCGGTCCTCCTCGTCCCACTGCCGGGTGCGCTCCGCGGCGAGCTTCAGCGCGTTCTGCGCCTCCTCGCGCGTGGCGTAGGGCCCGAGCAGCTTGCGGTAGTCCGACTGCGGGCCCTCCTCGACCTGGTGGGTGTAGGTGTTGAACCAGTACTCGGCCATGACCTCTCCTCTCGACGGCCGCCGGGCCCCGGTGACCGGACCGGCCCCGTGCCCGGCGCGCTAGGGTAGATCCTAGGCCCGGACCGGCCCGGACGGGGCCGGCCCACCCGATCCAGGAGGTCCAGACCCCCGTGCCCACGCACAACCTCACCGCTCCCGCCCCCGGCGGCACCGCCCCCGTCGGCGCCCTCGCCCCCGGCGCCGTGACCCCCGGCCGGCCCGTGCCGGCGTCCATCCCCCGCCCCGAGTACGTGGGCCGGGCGGAGCCGGACGAGGGCCGCGGCGGCGACGTCTACACCCCGGACGAGATCGAGCTCATCCGCGCGGCGGGCCGGATCGCGGCGCGCGCCCTGCAGGAGGCCGGCCGGGCCGCCGTGCCGGGCACGACCACGGACGAGCTCGACCGGATCGCCCACGAGTACCTGTGCGACCACGGGGCCTACCCCTCCTGCCTGGGGTACCGGGGCTTCCCCAAGTCCATCTGCACGTCCCTCAACGAGGTGATCTGCCACGGCATCCCCGACTCCACGGTGCTGGAGGAGGGCGACATCATCAACCTGGACGTCACGGCCTACAAGGACGGCTTCCACGGCGACACCAACCGGATGTTCCTGGTGGGCGAGGTCGACGAGCAGTCCCGCCTGCTGGTCGAGCGCACCGAGGAGGCCCTGAACCGGGCCGTCAAGGCCGTCCGCCCGGGCCGGGAGATCAATGTCATCGGCCGCGTCATCGAGAAGTACGCCCGGCGCTTCGACTACGGCGTGGTGCGGGACTTCACCGGCCACGGGGTGGGCCGGGAGTTCCACTCCGGGCTGATCGTCCCCCACTACGACGCCGCGCCGTCCTACTCCACCCCGATGGTCCCGGGCATGGTCTTCACGATCGAGCCCATGCTGACCCTGGGCACGATCCAGTGGGAGCAGTGGGACGACGACTGGACCGTGACCACGCGCGACCGGCGGCGCAGCGCGCAGTTCGAGCACACCATGGCCGTCACCGAGGACGGGGTGGACGTCCTCACCCTTCCGTAGGCCCTGCCGTAGACTGCCCACTGATCATCCGACCACGGCCCCACGAGAGGACCGCCCCATGACCACACCAGACCGCGACGTCGCCGCCGTCCCGAACCGCCGCGTCATCGGCATCGACTTCGGCGGCACCGGGACCAAGGGCGGGATCGTGGACCTCGACACGGGCGAGCTCGTCGGCGAGCGCTTCCGGATCGCCACGCCCCGCCCGGCCACCCCCGAGAAGGTCGCGGAGGTGATGCAGCAGATCGTCGCGGAGCTGCAGTCCCGTCCCGAGGCTCCCGCCCCCGACTCGCCCGTGGGCATCGTCTTCCCGGCGATCATCAAGGAGGGCGTGGCCCTGTCCGCGGCGAACATCGACAAGTCCTGGATCGGCACGGACGTCGACGGCCTCATGACCGAACGGCTCGGCCGTCCGGTCGAGGCCCTCAACGACGCCGACGCCGCGGGGCTGGCCGAGGCCGTCTACGGCGCCGGACGGGGCGTCAAGGGTCTGGTCATCGTGATCACCCTGGGCACCGGGATCGGCTCCGCCCTGATCCTCAACGGCAAGCTCGTCCCGAACGCCGAGCTGGGGCACCTGGAGATCGACGGCCACGACGCCGAGACGAAGGCGTCCGCCGCCGCGCGCGAGCGCGAGGACATGCCGTGGAAGAAGTGGGCGACCACCCGCCTGCAGCGCTACTTCAGCCACGTGGAGTTCCTGTTCTCGCCCAACCTGTTCGTGGTCGGCGGCGGGGTGTCGAAGAAGGCGGAGAAGTTCCTCCCCTTCATCGAGCTGCGCACGCCCGTGAAGGTCGCCGAGCTCCGCAACAACGCCGGGATCGTGGGCGCCGCCCTGTGGGCCGGCATCCCGCACGCGCCCGAGAGCTGAGCCCGGTCCGACGACGACGCCCGGTCACCTTCGCGAGGAGGTGACCGGGCGGCGTCGTGACCGGGCGGGAACGATCCGGCCGGGGGCAGAAAAAAACCCGCCGGGGGCCGCGGCTTCCCCTCCGCAGCCCCCGGCGGGAGCTTGTTGTGGACCCCACTCTACGGTCCTCATCCGGCCTGCGGCAAGGGACACGCCGGGACGTGGCGGCCGGAGCCGGTGCACCGCACGGGCGGGTCGTCAGAGCAGCCTCGGCTGGGACACGCCCTCGAGGCCCTTGCCCCGCGGCCGCCGGCCGCTGCGCTTCCGGGCGGCGCCGATGGGCTCCACGGTGGCGGGGATGGTCTGCTGCCCGGTCTGCTCGGCCTGCTGCCGGCGCAGGAGGTCGATCGCCTCCTCGAAGTCCCCCAGGCCGTCGAAGGCCTGGTAGACGCTGGCGAAGCGCAGGTACGCCACGACGTCCAGCCGGCGGAGCGGGGCCAGGATCGCGAGCCCCACCTCGTGCGCCTCGATCTCCGCGGCGCCCAGCGCCCGGATCGTCTCCTCGACCTCCTGGGCGAGCATCGCGAGGTCGTCCTCGCTCACCGGCCGCCCCTGGCAGGCCTTGCGCACCCCGTTGACGATCTTCTGCCGGTCGAAGGGCTCGGTGACGCCCGAGCGCTTGATGACCGAGATGGTCGTGGTCTCGAGCGTGGTGAAGCGCCGGCCGCACTCGGAGCACTGGCGGCGGCGGCGGATCGCCGTCCCGTCGTCCGTGGTGCGGCTGTCGACGACGCGGGAGTCGGTGTGACGGCAGAACGGGCAGTGCACGGTCGGATCAGCTCCCGGTGCGGATCGTGATGGCCCGGCCGTGCGCGGGCAGGTCCTCGGAGCGCGCGACGGCCACGATGTCCTCCCCGATCACGGCGAGCGCGTCCTGGGTGTACTCGACGATCTGCACCGCCTTCATGAAGGCGGTGGTGGACAGGCCCTGGGCGTGCACCGCCGTCCCGCCCGTGGGCAGCACGTGGTTCGAGCCCGCCGCGTAGTCGCCGAGCGGGACGGGGCTGTAGGGCCCCAGGAAGATCGCCCCCGCGTTGCGCACCCGGGCGGCGACCTCCTGCGGGTCGGCGGTGTGGATCTCGAGGTGCTCGGCGGCGTAGGCGTCGGCCACGGCGATCGAGGAGTCGAGGTCGTCGGTGAGCACGATCCCGGACTGCGGCCCGGACAGGGCGGTGGTGATCCGCTCCCGGTGCTTCGCCTCGGGGACCTGGACGGCGAGCTCCGCGGCGACCCGCTCGGCGAGCCCGGGCGAGTGGGTGATCAGCACCGCGCCGGCGGCGGGGTCGTGCTCGGCCTGGGAGATCAGGTCGGCGGCCACGTAGGCCGGCACGGCGGTGTCGTCGGCCAGCACGGCGATCTCGGTGGTCCCCGCCTCGGCGTCCACGCCGACCACGGAGCGGAGCAGGCGCTTGGCGGTGGCGACGTAGACGTTGCCCGGACCGGTCACGGTGTCGACCGGCTCGAGGACGTCGTCGCCGTCCGTGACCCCGTGGGCCATGGCGGCCAGCGACTGGGCGCCGCCGATGGCCCAGACCTCGTCCACCCCGAGCAGCCCGGCGGCCGCGAGGATCGTGGGGTGCGGCAGGCCCCCGAACTCCTTCTGCGGCGGGCTGCACAGCACCACGGAGCCGACCCCGGCCGCCTGGGCCGGGACGACGTTCATGACCACGGACGAGGGGTAGACGGCCAGCCCGCCGGGCACGTAGAGCCCCGCTCGGCGCAGGGGCGTCCACCGGTGCACGAGCACGGCGCCGGGCGCCACCTCGACGCGGGCGTCGGCCGGGCGCTGCGCCTGCGCGAAGGCCCGGGTGCGCTCGATGGCGGTCTCCAGGCCCCGG is from Kocuria rosea and encodes:
- the panB gene encoding 3-methyl-2-oxobutanoate hydroxymethyltransferase, whose protein sequence is MTQETPRPAPGALDVRRVRTHHLREAKRRDEKFTMLTCYDALTAAIFDAAGVDSLLVGDSAGNNVLGHSSTLPVTVDELLPMCRAVSGAVERAFVVVDLPFGSYEASPEQAVATAVRFLKEGGAHAVKLEGGAWFAPHVRAMVQAGVPVVAHIGFTPQSEHALGGYRVQGRGDAARTLVEDARALEAAGAFCLVMEMVPAEAAAAVDAALEIPTVGIGAGPATTGQVLVWQDMLGLRRGRMPRFVRQYADLHGVVSDAVGRYVEDVRSGAFPAPEHGF
- a CDS encoding SPOR domain-containing protein, whose product is MAEYWFNTYTHQVEEGPQSDYRKLLGPYATREEAQNALKLAAERTRQWDEEDRAFEEG
- the map gene encoding type I methionyl aminopeptidase, which encodes MPTHNLTAPAPGGTAPVGALAPGAVTPGRPVPASIPRPEYVGRAEPDEGRGGDVYTPDEIELIRAAGRIAARALQEAGRAAVPGTTTDELDRIAHEYLCDHGAYPSCLGYRGFPKSICTSLNEVICHGIPDSTVLEEGDIINLDVTAYKDGFHGDTNRMFLVGEVDEQSRLLVERTEEALNRAVKAVRPGREINVIGRVIEKYARRFDYGVVRDFTGHGVGREFHSGLIVPHYDAAPSYSTPMVPGMVFTIEPMLTLGTIQWEQWDDDWTVTTRDRRRSAQFEHTMAVTEDGVDVLTLP
- the ppgK gene encoding polyphosphate--glucose phosphotransferase, which encodes MTTPDRDVAAVPNRRVIGIDFGGTGTKGGIVDLDTGELVGERFRIATPRPATPEKVAEVMQQIVAELQSRPEAPAPDSPVGIVFPAIIKEGVALSAANIDKSWIGTDVDGLMTERLGRPVEALNDADAAGLAEAVYGAGRGVKGLVIVITLGTGIGSALILNGKLVPNAELGHLEIDGHDAETKASAAAREREDMPWKKWATTRLQRYFSHVEFLFSPNLFVVGGGVSKKAEKFLPFIELRTPVKVAELRNNAGIVGAALWAGIPHAPES
- the nrdR gene encoding transcriptional regulator NrdR, producing MHCPFCRHTDSRVVDSRTTDDGTAIRRRRQCSECGRRFTTLETTTISVIKRSGVTEPFDRQKIVNGVRKACQGRPVSEDDLAMLAQEVEETIRALGAAEIEAHEVGLAILAPLRRLDVVAYLRFASVYQAFDGLGDFEEAIDLLRRQQAEQTGQQTIPATVEPIGAARKRSGRRPRGKGLEGVSQPRLL
- the hisD gene encoding histidinol dehydrogenase is translated as MESVTTAETTTTPVLRTIDLRGRHLSWSDLRAAVPRQSATSLASAQQAVEEIIAAVRTEGAVALRRYAQRFDGVAQDRLRVDPAEIRRAVDELDPAVRRGLETAIERTRAFAQAQRPADARVEVAPGAVLVHRWTPLRRAGLYVPGGLAVYPSSVVMNVVPAQAAGVGSVVLCSPPQKEFGGLPHPTILAAAGLLGVDEVWAIGGAQSLAAMAHGVTDGDDVLEPVDTVTGPGNVYVATAKRLLRSVVGVDAEAGTTEIAVLADDTAVPAYVAADLISQAEHDPAAGAVLITHSPGLAERVAAELAVQVPEAKHRERITTALSGPQSGIVLTDDLDSSIAVADAYAAEHLEIHTADPQEVAARVRNAGAIFLGPYSPVPLGDYAAGSNHVLPTGGTAVHAQGLSTTAFMKAVQIVEYTQDALAVIGEDIVAVARSEDLPAHGRAITIRTGS